From the Bacillus sp. FJAT-22090 genome, the window GTTGCACGCTTTAACGTAGACAAACGATCTTCACTGTCCTTTAAGAATCTAGCCATTTTTTGTTCGAAATTTTCTTTGTTTGGACGATCGCGATCATTTGGGCGATTGTTGTTACGTGGACGCTGAGGACGTTCTGGTCTCTCTGGTCTTTCCGCTTGAGGCTTCGCTTTACGAATAGATAATCCGATTTTGCCATCCGCTTCAACATTCATCACCTTAACTTCTACAACATCTCCAACCTTCAAGTGCTCATTAATATCTTTCACA encodes:
- a CDS encoding S1 domain-containing RNA-binding protein; translation: MSIEVGSKVQGKVTGITNFGAFVELPGGSTGLVHISEVADNYVKDINEHLKVGDVVEVKVMNVEADGKIGLSIRKAKPQAERPERPERPQRPRNNNRPNDRDRPNKENFEQKMARFLKDSEDRLSTLKRATESKRGGRGAKRG